One segment of Apus apus isolate bApuApu2 chromosome 1, bApuApu2.pri.cur, whole genome shotgun sequence DNA contains the following:
- the PHLDA1 gene encoding pleckstrin homology-like domain family A member 1, producing the protein MLESGCKAVKEGVLEKRSDGLLQLWKKKRCILTEEGLLLIPPKQQPPSPPQQQQPLPAEPAAKIKELHFSNMKTVDCVERKGKYVYFTVVMAEGKEIDFRCAQEQGWNAAITLQMVQYKNRQAILAVRSTRQKQQHLGQPHGPRLRTASNSA; encoded by the coding sequence ATGCTGGAGAGCGGCTGCAAAGCGGTGAAGGAGGGcgtgctggagaagaggagcgacgggctcctgcagctctggaagaAGAAGCGCTGCATCCTCACCGAGGAGGGGCTGCTCCTCATCCCCCCCAAGCAGCAGCCGCCGTCGCcaccgcagcagcagcagccgctgCCGGCCGAGCCGGCGGCCAAGATCAAGGAGCTGCACTTCTCCAACATGAAGACGGTGGACTGCGTGGAGCGGAAGGGCAAGTATGTATACTTCACGGTGGTGATGGCCGAAGGGAAGGAGATCGACTTTCGGTGCGcgcaggagcagggctggaacGCGGCGATCACGCTGCAGATGGTGCAGTACAAGAACCGCCAGGCCATCCTGGCCGTGCGCTCCACCcgccagaagcagcagcacctggggcaGCCCCACGGCCCGCGCCTCCGCACCGCATCCAACTCCGCATAG